GACGCCAAAGTTGGTGTCCTTGAAGAACTCGGTCAGTTCAGTCAGCTCGACGCCGAAGCGCAGGTCAGGCTTATCTGACCCGTATTTGGCCATGGCGTCCAGGTACGTCATGCGGCGGATCGGGGTGGGGATCTCGACGTCGATCAACTGCCACAAGGCCTTGACGATTGCCTCGCCCAATTCAATGACATCGTCCTGGTCAACGAAGCTGGCTTCGATGTCCAACTGCGTGAACTCCGGCTGACGGTCGGCACGGAAGTCCTCGTCACGGTAACAACGGGCAATCTGGTAATACTTCTCGAAGCCGCCCACTTGGAGGAGCTGCTTGAAAAGCTGCGGCGACTGCGGCAGAGCGTACCAGGAACCCGGGGCAAGACGAGCCGGAACCACGAAGTCGCGGGCGCCTTCCGGCGTCGAACGCGTCAACGTCGGGGTCTCGATTTCCACGTAGCCGCGCTGGTGCAGGAGTTCGCGCGCCACACGGTTTGCCTCGGAACGCAGACGCATGTTGCGGGCGGGGCCAGGGCGGCGGAGATCCAGGTAACGGTGCTTAAGACGGGCTTCCTCGCCGACCTCCACGTGCTCGTCAATCTGGAACGGGAGAGGCTCGGAGGTGTTGAGGATAACAACGTTGTCCGCGATAACCTCGATGTCGCCCGTGGCCAGAGCCGGGTTCTCGTTGCCTTCAGGACGCTTGTTGACGGTACCCGTCACCTGCAGCACGTACTCGTTCCGAAGGCCGTGGAAGACCTCTTCCTCACGGACAACCACCTGGGCGACACCGGAGGCATCACGCAGGTCAACGAATGCAACGCCACCGTGATCACGGCGGCGGCCCACCCAGCCGGCCAGGGTAACGGTTTGTCCAATGTGCTCGGAGCGAAGGGATCCGAGGTCATGTGTGCGCAGCACAGCATTCCTTTCAGCATGAAATTTAGAGGGACCGCTGCAAAGCGGTCCCGTCCGAGTTTACCCGCCCCGGCCAAGGCTCCCGCCACAACCAGGGAACAGTGGTTGGCGCCTAGCTGGCCGTGGTGATCCGGACGTGCAGATCCTCTTCCGACGGTGCCCAGCTCGCAGGGTCCGCGTCTACCTGCTCGCCGGAGCGGATGTCCTTGACCTGGTGCTTCCCGTGGTCGTCGGTGAACCACACGAACGGAATGCCGCGACGGTCCGCAAACTTGATCTGCTTGCCGAACTTCTCCGCTTTGGCGGCAACTTCCGTGGCAATGCCGCGGCCGCGCAACTGGGCGGCGATGTCCTGCGCCGCGTACCAGCTGTCATCTGAGTTCAAGGCAACCAACACCGCCGTGGGCACCGATCGGGAGGCCGTGGCCAATTCCTGGCTGAGGATGCGGGACACAAGTCGGGTCACGCCAATGGAAAGGCCGACGCCGGGGAACTTGCGGTTGCCCTTGCTCGCCAACGCGTCGTAGCGGCCTCCGGAACAAATGGACCCCAGCTGCTCGTGGCCCACGAGCACCGTCTCAACAACGGTTCCGGTGTAGTAGTCCAGGCCGCGGGCAATGCTGAGGTCGGCAATAACCTTGCCAGGGGCCCGCTGGACGGCAGCCTCAATAACCTGCTGAAGCTCATTCAGGCCCTCTTCCAGGAGGTCGTCCTTGACTCCAAGTGCACGCACTCGTTCCACGAATGAGGTGTCTTCCGTTCGGATGCCAGCCAATTCCAGCGCCAATACAGCCTGCTCGTCCGTGGCTCCGAGCTCACTCTTCAGCAGCTCAGCCACCTTGGCGGCGCCGATTTTCTCCAGTTTGTCGATGCTGCGCAGTACACCCGCTGTGTCCGTCAGGCCAATGCCGCGGTAGAAGCCTTCGGCCAGTTTGCGGTTGTTGATCCGGAGCCGGAAGTCCGGGATCGGCAGCGCACTGAGGGCCTCAGCGATGACCAACGCGATTTCGACGTCGTACCGGAACGGCAGTTCGCCGTCGCCCACAACATCGATGTCTGCCTGGGTGAACTCACGCGCACGGCCTTCCTGCGGACGCTCGCCCCGCCAAACCTTCTGGATCTGATACCGGCGGAAGGGAAACGCCAGGTAGCCGGCGTTCTCCACCACGTAGCGGGCAAAGGGAACGGTCAAGTCGAAGTGAAGGGCCAAGGCGTTCGGGTCAGACTTGTCCGACTTGGCAGCCTCACCTTCATCGTCCTGAAGCCGGCTCAGGCCGTAGACCTCTTTGTCGATCTCACCTTTGCGGAGAAGCTGTCCAACGGTTTCGACAGCACGGGTCTCAATGGAGGAAAAGCCGTGGAGCTCGAACGTCTTCCGGAGCGTATCCAGCACATGGAGTTCCACCAACCGCTCCTGGGGAAGCCACTCGGGGAATCCGGACAGGGAGGCGGTACGTGCCATGGTGGAAAGTCTCCTCAAAAAAGGCTGACGCTGGCATCACACCGCAGCTTTAAACGCCCTTTCGGCGTTTACAGGGCGGACGACCAGCCGGTCATGCATAAACTATGTGCGGCAGCCAGTTTATGCTTTCCGCGCGTGCACATCTAATGCAGCATGCCCGGTTCCTGTCGGCCGCCACCAAAAGTGGACACAATCAGGAGGACTCTTGGCAACAAGGTCGCGGGATGACCGCGAAGCGAAACGGCGCATCAGGCAGATGGAAGCCAAGCGTGCCCTGCGGCAGGAACAGGGCAAGCGACGCAAACGCGACAACACCATCGCCGCGAGTGCAGCCGGCGTGGCGGTTGTGTTGGCCGTAGTGCTGCAACTGACAGTCTTCAGCTCCAACCCCACCGAGGCGGAGTTCGCCGCTGCCGAAGCAGGGCTCAGCTCACCGTCCGCTTCCCCGGCAGCATCGAACAGCGCCGACGTACCCGGCCCGGAAACGGCTGCTGGAAAGACCTTCACCGGCGAACTCGCCTTGAACAGTGGCGTACTCGGCATTGAACTGAACGGAACTGCGGCTCCGCAGGCTGCTGCCGTCTTCAAGTCCCTCAGCGACGCCGGCTACTACAAGGGAGCGTTCTGCCACCGGTTGACCACATCCGAAACATTCGGACTCCTTCAATGCGGCGCCAAGACCGAAGACGGGTCCGAAGACGGAAATTACCGGTGGGGCCCACTGGAAAATACTCCCGCGGACAATAAATACCCCGCGGGGACGATTGCCGTGGCACGTACCGGCAACAATGCTTACGGCAACGGACACCAATTCTTCATCGTCTACAAGGACACCACCATTCCGGCTGACACTGCCGGCGGTTACACCGTGGTGGGTAAGGTGACCAGCGGCCTGGACGTCGTTGCCAAGATTGCGGCAGCAGGCCTTAAACCCGGTGAAAACGCCAGCGACGGCGCCCCTGTGGCACCTGTCACGATAGACTCGTTTTCTCTGAAGTAACCAGCTCCAGGCCCGGCCCGGAGTGCATTACCTGAGCAGTTCCCTCCAAGCGAAAGACTTTTAGCGGTGACAGACAGTCAGAAATCCGACGAAACAGCAGTAGTGGCCAACGAAGAAGCCGTCGAGGCAACCGGCAACAACGGTTCCGGCGCGCCGGCTCCCGGGGAGAATGCTCCAGCCAGCGAGGCACCTCAGGCAGACGCAGCCGCTCCAGCCGACGAGGCAGCTCAGGTGGCTGGGGAAGCTCCGGCCGACGACGCAGCCGAGTCAGCTCAGGCAGCCGAGGAAGCTCCGACTGCCGGGGAGATCACGGAGGAAGCGCCGACCGCCTCGCCCGCAGCACCGGCTGCTCCTCGTCCGACGCCGTCGCCGGCGCCCTCCCCCGCTGCTTTCGCTGCCCGCCCCAAGGCTCCCGCCGCCGTCGTTCCTGCTGCACCCGCGGTTTCCGCGGCCTCGCTCGCCGAGGCAGCCAAATGGGGACGCGCCGAGGGTGACGGCCATGTGTTCCTGACATTGGACGGCGAAGAAATCGCCGTTGGTCAGTACCCCGGCGTCAGCAAGGACGAGGCACTTGGCTACTTCGCCCGCAAGTTCGACGACGTCATTGCGCAGGTTGTTCTGCTCGAACACCGCGTGGAGTCAAAGGCCCCTGCCACGGACATGCAGAAGACGGTCACACACTTGCGTGAGCAGCTCGCGGAGCGCAACATGGTGGGCGACATCCGTGCTGCCGAGGCCCGCTTGGATGCTCTGTCAGCCCAGATCGTTGAACTGGAAAAGTCGGAGAAAGCCGCCCACGACGCAGTGCGCGCCAGTGAGCTCGCAGCACGCGAAGCAATCGTTGCCGAAGCTGAGACAATAGCCGGTCAGGACCCCGCGCAGATCCAATGGAAGACCTCCAGCGCACGAATGAACGAGTTGTTTGAAACGTGGAAGGCCGCGCAGAAGAGCGGGGTCAGGCTCGGTCGCAGCAACGAAGATGCTCTGTGGAAGCGCTTCCGTTCGGCTCGGACGGTCTTTGATCGTCACCGCCGCGCCTACTTCTCCCAGCTGGACAGCAATAACTCCGCTGCAAAGTCCGCCAAGGAAGCCCTCATCGCAGAGGCCGAAGCACTCTCCACCTCCACTGACTGGGGATTCGCCGCAGGCGAGTACCGCCGGCTGATGGACCAGTGGAAGACCACTCCTCGGGCAAGCCGCAAGGACGATGACGCACTGTGGGGCCGCTTCCGCGCCGCCCAGGACGTCTTCTTCAGCAACCGCCAGGCCGCCAATGACCAGATCGACCAGGAATACACGGCGAATCTGGTCGTGAAGGAACAGTTGGTGGCTGAAGCGCAGGCACTCCTGCCCATCAACGACCTCAACGCTGCCAAGAAGGCCCTCCAGTCAATCCGGGACCGTTGGGAAGATGCCGGCAAGGTTCCCCGCGCCGATATGGGCAGGATCGAAGCCGGGCTTCGCAAGGTTGAAGACGCTGTCCGTGAGGCCGAGGAAGACAAGTGGCGCCGGAGCAACCCGGAAACCAAGGCCCGCACCAACAGCGCCTTGTCACAGCTCGAATCAGCCATTGCGGGCCTCAAGGACGATCTGGAGAAGGCTGAAAAGGCCGGCGACCAGCGCCGGATCAAGGCCGCGCGCGAAGCCCTGGAAGCACGTCAAGCATGGCTCGATCAGATCCAGCGCTCCGCCAGTGACCTCGCTTAGCGATTTCTGAGAAGGCACTTTTTCTGCAGGCTCCGCCCGGGTTATCCACATAACCCGGGCGGAGCCTGTACTCGTAAGGTGGCCACGCGGAATGATCGGTGAATGGTCCTCGCTGTTACCGCCCCCCAATTGCAGGAGCCGGTCATATCCGAGCTCTATTCCCCCAGCCGCATCTTCTCGTGGAACGAACTGCAGGGCATGGCATTCGATGGCATCCTGCTGCCCCTCTACGGGAAGAGTTATGCCTCACCTGGCGTGACTGTCACCCACCGCCTCAGAGCCCGCGCAGCGGCCCTTACACTCCCGGAACGCATCCGAACCAAGGTTGTCGCCGGTCGGCTCACGGCAGCGTGGATTTACGGTTGCGCCAAAGCACCCGAGCACCTGTCTCTGCTGGTTGACGCGAAACACCGCATCTCCAGCATGCGGGGCAGCATCGCATGCACCCTGCACGAAGTCCGGCTAGGTCAGATGGACGTCGTCAGCCTGGGAGGAATGCTGGTCAGCAGCCCGCTTCGGACCGCAGCTGACATCGCCCTCCATGTGGAAACTGACCGGGCTCTACCTGCGCTGAAGCGTCTCCTGGCACGGGAAGAGCTCGGCATCAAGCTCCGGCTGCTCGTTCTGGCCGTCGAAGCGAGTCCGCGCGTCCCTCACAAGAGACGGGCCCTGGCCACTCTGGCTCAACTTGCCTCACCAGAGCCCGCTAGCTGAGACCCTGACAGCTGAGGCCCTGTTAGCTGCGCCTGCGGTTTCCAGTGGTCCTATAGACGTCGAAAACTCCGTCGATCCGACGGACGGCGTTCAAGACGTGGTGCAGATACTTTGGATCACCCATCTCGAAGGCAAATTTCGAGATTGCCACCCTGTCACTGGAGGTATGCACCGACGCTGCGAGGATGTTGACATGATTCTCGGACAAAATGCGGGTGACATCCGACAAAAGGGACTTCCGGTCCAGGGCTTCTACCTGAATTTCCACGAGGAAAACACTGGACTGGGTGGGTGCCCACTCAACTTCAACAATTCTGTCCGGCTGGTCCCGGAGACCCGACACATTGGTGCAGTCCGTCCGGTGGACAGAGACTCCTGAACCACGGGTCACAAAGCCAAGAATGGGATCCGGCGGTACCGGGGTGCAGCACCGGGCCAGCTTGACCCAGACATCGCCCACACCCCGCACAATGACGCCGGAGTCAGAGAACTTCGACTTCGCAACCTGGGTGGGGATACTGACTTCATCCAGGTCTTCGTCGGGTGTCTCATGACCGCCCAGGTGCTCAACGAGCTTTTCCATGACCGACTGAGCTGACGTGTGCCCGTCACCTACGCCGGCGTACAGCCCGGAAATGTCAACGTAGTGGAAGTCCTCTGCCACGGCGGACAAAGCATCGTGCGTCATCAGGCGCTGCAGGGGCAGGTTCTGCTTGCGCATGGCCCGGGTCAGCATGTCCTTGCCACGCTCAATCGCTTCTTCGCGGCGTTCCTTGGTGAACCACTGGCGAATCTTGTTGCGTGCACGGGCAGATTTGACGAAGTGCTGCCAGTCCTGGCTGGGGCCGGCGCCTTCTGCCTTGGAGGTGAAAATCTCAACCCAGTCGCCGTGGTTGAGCTCGCTGTTGAGTGGAACCAGCTTCCCGTTGACGCGGGCGCCGATGGTTCGGTGGCCCACCTCGGTGTGCACAGCGTAGGCGAAGTCCACAGGAGTTGACCCGGCCGGAAGGGCCATGACCTCGCCCTTGGGGGTGAAGACGAAGACTTCGCGGGCGTTGATCTCGTAGCGAAGTGAATCAAGGAATTCTCCGGGATCGGAGGTCTCCTGTTGCCAATCAACCAGCGACCGCAGCCAACCCATGTCACCGTCACGCGGGCTGCCGGGTCCCTGTGCGGTCCGGTTGGGTTGATCCTTGTACTTCCAGTGGGCTGCCACACCGTATTCTGCACGCCGGTGCATCTCGTGGGTGCGGATCTGAATCTCCACGGGCTTGCCGCCGGGGCCAATCACGGTGGTATGCAGGGATTGGTACATGTTGAACTTGGGCATGGCGATGTAATCCTTGAACCGGCCCGGAAGCGGGTTCCACCGTGAATGCAAAGTCCCCAGCGCGGCATAACAATCTCGCACGGAATCCACCAGAACCCGCACGCCCATGAGGTCGTTGATGTCGTCGAAGTCCTTGTCGCGGACGATCATCTTCTGATAAATCGAGTAGTAGTGCTTGGGCCGGCCTGTGATGGTCGCCTTGATCCGAGCGGTCCGAAGGTCATCAGCGATCTGGTTGCGGATGACGCTCAGGCTCTTTTCGCGTTCTGGAGTGCGGTCGCCCACCATTCGCACGATTTCCTCGTACACCTTGGGGTACAGCGCTGCGAAGGAGAGGTCTTCAAGTTCCCACTTGATGGTGTTCATACCCAGGCGATGCGCCAGGGGTGCGAAAATCTCCAGAGTTTCGCGGGCCTTGCGTGATGAGGACTCCGCGGAAACGAAACGCCAGGTCCGCGCATTGTGGAGGCGGTCCGCCAGCTTGATCATCAGGACGCGAATGTCCTTGGCCATCGCCACGACCATCTTACGAACGGTCTCAGACTGGGCAGCCTCACCGAAACTGACTTTGTCCAGCTTGGTGACACCGTCCACCAACATGGCAACTTCGGGGCCGAAGTCCCGTGTCAGGTCAGCCAGTGTGTACGGGGTGTCCTCCACGGTGTCGTGGAGCAACGCAGCCGCCAGGGTTGTCCCTGTCATACCGAGTTCAGCCAGGATGGTGGCCACTGCCACCGGATGGGTGATGTAGGGATCACCACTCTTGCGCTTTTGTCCTTGGTGGCTCTGCTCTGCCACCGCGAAGGCGCGTTGGATCAGATCGAAATCCTCTTTGGGATTATTTGCCCGGACTGTACGCAGCAGTGGTTCCAAAATGGGCGAGTAAGGAGCAATGCCCCGGCCCGTCAGGCGGGCAAGCCGGGAGCGGGTGCGTTCCCTCCGCCCCGGAAAGGTGGGACGCACGCCGGGAGCATCGACCGGAACCGCAGCAGCAGTCCGTCCGGGCACACTCGTTGCCGGAACTGCCACAGCTTTGCGGCTGTCATCCCCGCCCGCCGGTGGTGCCGACGTCGCACGTTCTTCCACAGAAGTACCCCTCACAAGCGATTTAATTCTCCCAGTCTATTCCCGCAGGTGAATCCTTCTGCAACCGGGCAGCACATGACGATGACACGGGCAAGTCAAAGAGCCGGCCTCCGCACTGATGCGGGGACCGGCTCAAGGCAACCCAACTAGCTGTTCGGGCTAAGTTCAGACCTGGACTGTGGCTTCATTCCTGCGGTGAGCCACCTTCTTGGCTTGCTTCACCAGTTCAGGCTCGCCCTGCCGCAGCCAAGCGTACAGCGGTGCGGCGATGAAAATCGTGGCGGCAGTACCGATGAGGATGCCCACGAACAGTGCCAAGGACAGGTCCCGCAGCGTGCCGGCACCCAGGAGTCCGGCCCCAATGAAGAGGATCGCCGCAACCGGAAGGATAGCCACCATCATGGTGTTGATGGAGCGGACCAACGTTTGGTTGACAGCCAGATTGACCTCTTCGCTGAACGTGCGGCGCGTTGACGTGGAAATGTCCGCGGTATTTTCACGGATCTTGTCGAAGACCACCACTGTGTCGTACAGCGAGTAGCTGAGGACGGTCAGGAACCCGATGATTGCCGACGGCGTGACTTCAAAATCGCTCAGCGCGTAGACACCCGCCGTGGTGAACATCGTGACGAGCATGCCAACAAGTGCGGACAGCGACATCTTCCAGGTTCGGAAGTACAGCGCCATCAGGACAGCGGCCAACCCAACAAAGACCACCAAACCAATAAGGGCTTGACGCGTCACGTCCTGGCCCCAGGTTGGTCCCACGAAGTTGGACGTTACCTCGTTCTCGGTCACCCCGTAGGCGCTTGTGAGACCGTCTTTGATGCGGTTCGTCTCGTCGTCGGTCAACTGGTCCGTTTGGATGCGCATGGTGTTGCCTGCCACGTTGGCAACGCGCGGGATGGCTCCGGGCACGACGTCATGAACAGCCTTCTCGCCGAGTGCTGCATCCGTGGTGCTCACGTTTGAAACAGTGAATTCGGAACCGCCACGGAATTCGATTCCGAGGTTGAAGCCGCCCTTGGCGACAGGAACCAGGATGGAGAGCGCTACGGCGACCGCAGCGATGATGAACCAAATCTTCTTCGACTTTACAAAGTTGTACG
The sequence above is a segment of the Arthrobacter sp. StoSoilB22 genome. Coding sequences within it:
- a CDS encoding bifunctional (p)ppGpp synthetase/guanosine-3',5'-bis(diphosphate) 3'-pyrophosphohydrolase: MEERATSAPPAGGDDSRKAVAVPATSVPGRTAAAVPVDAPGVRPTFPGRRERTRSRLARLTGRGIAPYSPILEPLLRTVRANNPKEDFDLIQRAFAVAEQSHQGQKRKSGDPYITHPVAVATILAELGMTGTTLAAALLHDTVEDTPYTLADLTRDFGPEVAMLVDGVTKLDKVSFGEAAQSETVRKMVVAMAKDIRVLMIKLADRLHNARTWRFVSAESSSRKARETLEIFAPLAHRLGMNTIKWELEDLSFAALYPKVYEEIVRMVGDRTPEREKSLSVIRNQIADDLRTARIKATITGRPKHYYSIYQKMIVRDKDFDDINDLMGVRVLVDSVRDCYAALGTLHSRWNPLPGRFKDYIAMPKFNMYQSLHTTVIGPGGKPVEIQIRTHEMHRRAEYGVAAHWKYKDQPNRTAQGPGSPRDGDMGWLRSLVDWQQETSDPGEFLDSLRYEINAREVFVFTPKGEVMALPAGSTPVDFAYAVHTEVGHRTIGARVNGKLVPLNSELNHGDWVEIFTSKAEGAGPSQDWQHFVKSARARNKIRQWFTKERREEAIERGKDMLTRAMRKQNLPLQRLMTHDALSAVAEDFHYVDISGLYAGVGDGHTSAQSVMEKLVEHLGGHETPDEDLDEVSIPTQVAKSKFSDSGVIVRGVGDVWVKLARCCTPVPPDPILGFVTRGSGVSVHRTDCTNVSGLRDQPDRIVEVEWAPTQSSVFLVEIQVEALDRKSLLSDVTRILSENHVNILAASVHTSSDRVAISKFAFEMGDPKYLHHVLNAVRRIDGVFDVYRTTGNRRRS
- the hisS gene encoding histidine--tRNA ligase produces the protein MARTASLSGFPEWLPQERLVELHVLDTLRKTFELHGFSSIETRAVETVGQLLRKGEIDKEVYGLSRLQDDEGEAAKSDKSDPNALALHFDLTVPFARYVVENAGYLAFPFRRYQIQKVWRGERPQEGRAREFTQADIDVVGDGELPFRYDVEIALVIAEALSALPIPDFRLRINNRKLAEGFYRGIGLTDTAGVLRSIDKLEKIGAAKVAELLKSELGATDEQAVLALELAGIRTEDTSFVERVRALGVKDDLLEEGLNELQQVIEAAVQRAPGKVIADLSIARGLDYYTGTVVETVLVGHEQLGSICSGGRYDALASKGNRKFPGVGLSIGVTRLVSRILSQELATASRSVPTAVLVALNSDDSWYAAQDIAAQLRGRGIATEVAAKAEKFGKQIKFADRRGIPFVWFTDDHGKHQVKDIRSGEQVDADPASWAPSEEDLHVRITTAS
- a CDS encoding DUF349 domain-containing protein — translated: MTDSQKSDETAVVANEEAVEATGNNGSGAPAPGENAPASEAPQADAAAPADEAAQVAGEAPADDAAESAQAAEEAPTAGEITEEAPTASPAAPAAPRPTPSPAPSPAAFAARPKAPAAVVPAAPAVSAASLAEAAKWGRAEGDGHVFLTLDGEEIAVGQYPGVSKDEALGYFARKFDDVIAQVVLLEHRVESKAPATDMQKTVTHLREQLAERNMVGDIRAAEARLDALSAQIVELEKSEKAAHDAVRASELAAREAIVAEAETIAGQDPAQIQWKTSSARMNELFETWKAAQKSGVRLGRSNEDALWKRFRSARTVFDRHRRAYFSQLDSNNSAAKSAKEALIAEAEALSTSTDWGFAAGEYRRLMDQWKTTPRASRKDDDALWGRFRAAQDVFFSNRQAANDQIDQEYTANLVVKEQLVAEAQALLPINDLNAAKKALQSIRDRWEDAGKVPRADMGRIEAGLRKVEDAVREAEEDKWRRSNPETKARTNSALSQLESAIAGLKDDLEKAEKAGDQRRIKAAREALEARQAWLDQIQRSASDLA
- the secF gene encoding protein translocase subunit SecF, whose translation is MTTSFATFGHELYTGKRSYNFVKSKKIWFIIAAVAVALSILVPVAKGGFNLGIEFRGGSEFTVSNVSTTDAALGEKAVHDVVPGAIPRVANVAGNTMRIQTDQLTDDETNRIKDGLTSAYGVTENEVTSNFVGPTWGQDVTRQALIGLVVFVGLAAVLMALYFRTWKMSLSALVGMLVTMFTTAGVYALSDFEVTPSAIIGFLTVLSYSLYDTVVVFDKIRENTADISTSTRRTFSEEVNLAVNQTLVRSINTMMVAILPVAAILFIGAGLLGAGTLRDLSLALFVGILIGTAATIFIAAPLYAWLRQGEPELVKQAKKVAHRRNEATVQV
- a CDS encoding peptidylprolyl isomerase, producing MATRSRDDREAKRRIRQMEAKRALRQEQGKRRKRDNTIAASAAGVAVVLAVVLQLTVFSSNPTEAEFAAAEAGLSSPSASPAASNSADVPGPETAAGKTFTGELALNSGVLGIELNGTAAPQAAAVFKSLSDAGYYKGAFCHRLTTSETFGLLQCGAKTEDGSEDGNYRWGPLENTPADNKYPAGTIAVARTGNNAYGNGHQFFIVYKDTTIPADTAGGYTVVGKVTSGLDVVAKIAAAGLKPGENASDGAPVAPVTIDSFSLK
- the aspS gene encoding aspartate--tRNA ligase — translated: MLRTHDLGSLRSEHIGQTVTLAGWVGRRRDHGGVAFVDLRDASGVAQVVVREEEVFHGLRNEYVLQVTGTVNKRPEGNENPALATGDIEVIADNVVILNTSEPLPFQIDEHVEVGEEARLKHRYLDLRRPGPARNMRLRSEANRVARELLHQRGYVEIETPTLTRSTPEGARDFVVPARLAPGSWYALPQSPQLFKQLLQVGGFEKYYQIARCYRDEDFRADRQPEFTQLDIEASFVDQDDVIELGEAIVKALWQLIDVEIPTPIRRMTYLDAMAKYGSDKPDLRFGVELTELTEFFKDTNFGVFKAPYVGAVVMPGGASQPRRTLDGWQEFAKQRGHKGLAYVLFKEDGELAGPVAKNLTDAEREGLADAVGAKPGDCIFFAAGEKSAARALLGAARVEIGHRTGLIDPKDWAFVWIVDAPMFEPAAAAVASGDVAVGGGQWTAVHHAFTSPKPEFLDTFDKDPESALSYAYDIVCNGNEIGGGSIRIHEREVQERVFQLMGLDKEDAETKFGFLLEGFKYGAPPHGGMALGWDRVVALLAGVESIRDVIAFPKSGNGYDPLTAAPAPITPQQRKEAGVDFKPEAKPAAKPDTKSE